In the genome of Mugil cephalus isolate CIBA_MC_2020 chromosome 21, CIBA_Mcephalus_1.1, whole genome shotgun sequence, one region contains:
- the LOC124999185 gene encoding cytotoxic and regulatory T-cell molecule-like isoform X1 produces MSPLVLILMFLLRFKADVRGHFTLYHRPGGDVFLPCEVSLKVKCSVINWLYTRDPSRTIFVAENGNVSRNSARLSLTRNCFLTISNITAEDAGLYTCRPGKSTNHNTLVNLNILTISPSPPDADPNSGRTVTLECSLSKFKGFPYCQPNSIRWLDESGAELDGEVVEYKLSGQKNCGSRLTVKRQSGHNRRYTCQYFEGDSVKIEAHYTPVFSESSDSTESTDVTDSTESTESSDSTESTPWSPLAYVMLCLRITTLILMIGITVIVIRDKGRKKPLEHSNVPNVGANPEDRPK; encoded by the exons ATGTCTCCACTGGTACTAATCCTCATGTTTCTGCTTCGGTTTAAAG cagatgtcagaggaCACTTTACTCTCTATCACAGACCAGGAGGAGACGTCTTCCTGCCCTGTGAGGTGTCCTTGAAAGTGAAATGCTCCGTCATTAACTGGCTTTACACCAGAGATCCGTCTCGGACCATATTCGTGGCAGAGAACGGAAACGTTAGCAGGAACTCCGCCCGGCTCAGTCTGACCAGGAACTGCTTTCTGACCATCAGCAACATCACGGCAGAGGACGCTGGTCTCTACACCTGCCGGCCTGGAAAGAGCACTAACCACAACACACTGGTGAATCTAAACATTCTGACCA tctctccatctccaccagaTGCTGATCCAAACAGTGGTAGAACTGTCACATTAGAGTGCTCTCTGTCAAAATTCAAAGGATTCCCTTATTGTCAACCAAACAGCATCCGGTGGCTGGATGAGTCAGGAGCTGAGCTGGATGGTGAAGTAGTTGAGTACAAGCTCAGTGGACAGAAGAACTGTGGTTCTCGTCTGACTGTGAAACGCCAGAGTGGACACAACAGAAGATACACCTGCCAGTATTTTGAGGGAGACAGTGTGAAGATAGAAGCTCACTACACTCCTGTCTTCTCAG AGTCCTCAgactccacagagtccacagatGTCACAgactccacagagtccacagagTCCTCAGACTCCACAGAGTCCACTCCCTGGTCTCCTCTGGCCTACGTCATGTTGTGTCTGCGGATCACGACACTGATCCTGATGATTGGAATCACCGTTATTGTCATTAGAGACAAAG GAAGAAAGAAGCCACTGGAACACAGCaat GTTCCTAATGTTGGTGCCAATCCCGAGGATAGACCCAAATGA
- the LOC124999185 gene encoding uncharacterized protein LOC124999185 isoform X3, whose product MSPLVLILMFLLRFKADVRGHFTLYHRPGGDVFLPCEVSLKVKCSVINWLYTRDPSRTIFVAENGNVSRNSARLSLTRNCFLTISNITAEDAGLYTCRPGKSTNHNTLVNLNILTISPSPPDADPNSGRTVTLECSLSKFKGFPYCQPNSIRWLDESGAELDGEVVEYKLSGQKNCGSRLTVKRQSGHNRRYTCQYFEGDSVKIEAHYTPVFSESSDSTESTPWSPLAYVMLCLRITTLILMIGITVIVIRDKGRKKPLEHSNVPNVGANPEDRPK is encoded by the exons ATGTCTCCACTGGTACTAATCCTCATGTTTCTGCTTCGGTTTAAAG cagatgtcagaggaCACTTTACTCTCTATCACAGACCAGGAGGAGACGTCTTCCTGCCCTGTGAGGTGTCCTTGAAAGTGAAATGCTCCGTCATTAACTGGCTTTACACCAGAGATCCGTCTCGGACCATATTCGTGGCAGAGAACGGAAACGTTAGCAGGAACTCCGCCCGGCTCAGTCTGACCAGGAACTGCTTTCTGACCATCAGCAACATCACGGCAGAGGACGCTGGTCTCTACACCTGCCGGCCTGGAAAGAGCACTAACCACAACACACTGGTGAATCTAAACATTCTGACCA tctctccatctccaccagaTGCTGATCCAAACAGTGGTAGAACTGTCACATTAGAGTGCTCTCTGTCAAAATTCAAAGGATTCCCTTATTGTCAACCAAACAGCATCCGGTGGCTGGATGAGTCAGGAGCTGAGCTGGATGGTGAAGTAGTTGAGTACAAGCTCAGTGGACAGAAGAACTGTGGTTCTCGTCTGACTGTGAAACGCCAGAGTGGACACAACAGAAGATACACCTGCCAGTATTTTGAGGGAGACAGTGTGAAGATAGAAGCTCACTACACTCCTGTCTTCTCAG agTCCTCAGACTCCACAGAGTCCACTCCCTGGTCTCCTCTGGCCTACGTCATGTTGTGTCTGCGGATCACGACACTGATCCTGATGATTGGAATCACCGTTATTGTCATTAGAGACAAAG GAAGAAAGAAGCCACTGGAACACAGCaat GTTCCTAATGTTGGTGCCAATCCCGAGGATAGACCCAAATGA
- the LOC124999185 gene encoding cytotoxic and regulatory T-cell molecule-like isoform X2, protein MSPLVLILMFLLRFKDVRGHFTLYHRPGGDVFLPCEVSLKVKCSVINWLYTRDPSRTIFVAENGNVSRNSARLSLTRNCFLTISNITAEDAGLYTCRPGKSTNHNTLVNLNILTISPSPPDADPNSGRTVTLECSLSKFKGFPYCQPNSIRWLDESGAELDGEVVEYKLSGQKNCGSRLTVKRQSGHNRRYTCQYFEGDSVKIEAHYTPVFSESSDSTESTDVTDSTESTESSDSTESTPWSPLAYVMLCLRITTLILMIGITVIVIRDKGRKKPLEHSNVPNVGANPEDRPK, encoded by the exons ATGTCTCCACTGGTACTAATCCTCATGTTTCTGCTTCGGTTTAAAG atgtcagaggaCACTTTACTCTCTATCACAGACCAGGAGGAGACGTCTTCCTGCCCTGTGAGGTGTCCTTGAAAGTGAAATGCTCCGTCATTAACTGGCTTTACACCAGAGATCCGTCTCGGACCATATTCGTGGCAGAGAACGGAAACGTTAGCAGGAACTCCGCCCGGCTCAGTCTGACCAGGAACTGCTTTCTGACCATCAGCAACATCACGGCAGAGGACGCTGGTCTCTACACCTGCCGGCCTGGAAAGAGCACTAACCACAACACACTGGTGAATCTAAACATTCTGACCA tctctccatctccaccagaTGCTGATCCAAACAGTGGTAGAACTGTCACATTAGAGTGCTCTCTGTCAAAATTCAAAGGATTCCCTTATTGTCAACCAAACAGCATCCGGTGGCTGGATGAGTCAGGAGCTGAGCTGGATGGTGAAGTAGTTGAGTACAAGCTCAGTGGACAGAAGAACTGTGGTTCTCGTCTGACTGTGAAACGCCAGAGTGGACACAACAGAAGATACACCTGCCAGTATTTTGAGGGAGACAGTGTGAAGATAGAAGCTCACTACACTCCTGTCTTCTCAG AGTCCTCAgactccacagagtccacagatGTCACAgactccacagagtccacagagTCCTCAGACTCCACAGAGTCCACTCCCTGGTCTCCTCTGGCCTACGTCATGTTGTGTCTGCGGATCACGACACTGATCCTGATGATTGGAATCACCGTTATTGTCATTAGAGACAAAG GAAGAAAGAAGCCACTGGAACACAGCaat GTTCCTAATGTTGGTGCCAATCCCGAGGATAGACCCAAATGA
- the LOC124998621 gene encoding uncharacterized protein LOC124998621, whose translation MSSLGIILIFLLQFEGVRGGQVFVYYRPGSDVILPCDHVFSTCSNINWLYNRDASSKTIVEVDSGKVKVSARASRLSLSSNCSLIINNVTAEDAGLYTCRPGRTTDMDTFVFLNILTSARGGLVYVYYRPGSDVILPCDHVFSTCSNINWLYNRDTSSETISEVDSGKVRKVSARASRLSLSSNCSLIINNVAAEDAGRYTCRPGRTTDMDTFVSLNILTISPSPPDADPKTDGNVTLKCSLLRYEVSPRCELNSIRWLNESGAELDGARFEVDGQKNCVSYMTVKHQSGDNIRYTCQFVDRDSVKIEAHYTPVFSDSTQRSALGYVMLLLKIIGLILFIVITVLIIRDKGRKKSLEDKNVHDDDAIADDAPDYENAASALH comes from the exons ATGTCTTCACTGGGAATAATCCTCatttttctgcttcagtttgaAG GTGTCAGAGGAGGACAAGTCTTTGTTTATTACAGGccaggaagtgatgtcattcTACCCTGTGACCATGTGTTCTCAACATGCTCCAACATTAACTGGCTTTACAACAGAGATGCATCTTCTAAAACTATAGTTGAAGTTGATAGTGGAAAAGTTAAGGTCTCAGCTCGAGCTTCCAGACTGAGTCTGTCCAGTAACTGCTCTCTGATCATCAACAACGTCACTGCTGAGGATGCTGGTCTCTACACCTGTCGGCCTGGAAGAACCACTGACATGGATacatttgtgtttctaaatattTTGACTA GTGCCAGAGGAGGACTTGTCTATGTTTATTACAGaccaggaagtgatgtcattcTACCCTGTGACCATGTGTTCTCAACATGCTCCAACATTAACTGGCTTTACAACAGAGATACATCATCTGAAACTATAAGTGAAGTCGATAGTGGAAAAGTTAGGAAGGTCTCAGCTCGAGCTTCCAGACTGAGTCTGTCCAGTAACTGCTCTCTGATCATCAACAACGTCGCTGCTGAGGATGCTGGTCGATACACCTGTCGGCCTGGAAGAACCACTGACATGGATACATTTGTGTCTCTAAATATTTTGACTA tctctccatctccaccagaCGCTGATCCAAAGACGGatggaaatgtcacattaaagTGCTCTCTGTTAAGATACGAAGTATCCCCTCGTTGTGAACTAAACAGCATCCGCTGGCTGAATGAGTCAGGAGCTGAGCTGGATGGAGCTCGGTTTGAGGTCGATGGACAGAAGAACTGTGTTTCTTATATGACTGTGAAGCATCAGAGTGGAGACAACATCAGATACACCTGCCAGTTTGTTGACAGAGACAGTGTGAAGATAGAAGCTCACTACACTCCTGTCTTCTCAG ACTCCACTCAGCGGTCTGCACTGGGCTACGTCATGCTGCTCCTGAAGATCATAGGACTGATCCTGTTCATTGTGATCACCGTTCTCATCATCAGAGACAAAG GAAGAAAGAAGTCACTGGAAGACAAGAAT GTTCATGATGACGATGCCATTGCTGATGATGCACCCGACTATGAAAATGCAGCTTCTGCACTGCACTGA